A window of Microcystis aeruginosa FD4 contains these coding sequences:
- a CDS encoding 30S ribosomal protein PSRP-3, translating into MTVSSESKFILKVLWLDQNLAIAVDQVVGKGTSPLTAYFFWPRHDAWQQLQEELEAKHWIDESDRVDVLNKATEVINFWQELRNQGRQITMADAQLKFPEVVFSGSN; encoded by the coding sequence ATGACAGTCAGTTCCGAATCAAAGTTTATTTTAAAAGTATTGTGGTTAGATCAAAACCTAGCGATCGCTGTGGATCAGGTGGTCGGCAAAGGAACTAGCCCCCTGACCGCTTATTTTTTCTGGCCGCGTCATGATGCTTGGCAACAACTGCAAGAGGAGTTAGAAGCAAAACACTGGATTGATGAGTCCGATCGCGTTGATGTTCTCAACAAAGCCACAGAAGTAATTAATTTTTGGCAAGAATTACGCAATCAAGGCCGACAAATCACCATGGCCGATGCACAGTTAAAATTCCCCGAAGTTGTTTTTAGTGGTAGCAATTAA
- a CDS encoding DUF3134 domain-containing protein, with protein sequence MIAVNRRVIMLNPSIRQEPRYEPAAVIPLKKDASIVEWLEKNNRMIPRDKIAEPYLTLEEDVELSELMDVDDIGYDDDEDELVLDED encoded by the coding sequence ATGATTGCTGTTAATCGTCGAGTGATTATGCTTAATCCTTCTATTCGTCAAGAACCCCGCTACGAACCGGCCGCGGTTATTCCCCTAAAAAAAGACGCTTCCATTGTCGAGTGGTTAGAAAAAAATAATCGCATGATTCCCCGGGATAAAATTGCCGAACCGTATCTCACTCTCGAAGAAGATGTGGAACTATCTGAACTGATGGATGTCGATGATATCGGTTATGATGACGACGAGGATGAATTAGTCTTAGATGAAGATTAA
- the mraY gene encoding phospho-N-acetylmuramoyl-pentapeptide-transferase — translation MNANFFSASILKKPTGTHLLILLTGLLFLLVVFFQSTNSLLPPLMATTLISGGLGCWVVPMLRRLKMGQIMREDGPQAHLKKAGTPTMGGSFFVPVALIFALIWSKFTPNVVAVALLTFVYMGIGWLDDWQILRYKSNKGLSPQMKLILQITGAVLFCLWMLVNQVSTDITLWGRLVIPLGFFFWILAGFVLVAESNATNLTDGVDGLAGGTGAIAFLGLGIIIAPSHPDLAIFCTCFSGACLGFIFHNRNPAKVFMGDTGSLALGGALAAVGLITGHLWGLFLISGLFFLESLSVIAQVSYYKATKEPDGKGKRLLKMAPFHHHLELSGWTETRIVGAFYLVNAVLVALAIWSS, via the coding sequence GTGAACGCTAACTTTTTTTCCGCTTCCATTCTTAAAAAACCCACTGGAACCCATCTCCTGATTCTACTAACGGGATTACTATTTCTGTTAGTAGTTTTTTTTCAGTCCACTAATTCCCTTTTACCCCCCCTGATGGCCACAACATTAATCAGTGGTGGTCTTGGTTGCTGGGTAGTGCCGATGCTGCGGCGCTTGAAAATGGGTCAGATTATGCGCGAAGATGGCCCCCAAGCTCATTTAAAGAAAGCAGGAACCCCGACAATGGGAGGCAGCTTTTTTGTGCCAGTAGCCCTTATTTTCGCTTTAATCTGGTCTAAATTCACTCCTAATGTGGTAGCGGTTGCTTTGCTGACCTTTGTTTACATGGGTATCGGTTGGTTAGACGATTGGCAAATTCTGCGTTATAAGTCGAATAAAGGCCTATCTCCCCAGATGAAGTTAATTTTACAGATAACGGGGGCGGTGCTTTTTTGCCTCTGGATGTTGGTCAATCAGGTGAGTACCGATATCACCCTTTGGGGTCGATTAGTGATTCCTTTGGGCTTTTTCTTCTGGATTTTGGCGGGATTTGTCCTTGTGGCTGAAAGTAACGCCACTAATCTCACCGATGGGGTGGATGGATTAGCGGGGGGAACAGGTGCGATCGCTTTTCTGGGTTTAGGTATTATTATCGCTCCTAGTCATCCGGATTTAGCGATTTTCTGCACTTGTTTTAGTGGTGCTTGTCTAGGCTTCATTTTTCATAACCGCAACCCTGCTAAAGTGTTCATGGGTGATACGGGTTCCCTCGCTTTGGGAGGTGCTTTAGCTGCGGTGGGTTTAATTACTGGACATCTCTGGGGATTATTTTTAATTAGTGGTCTGTTCTTTCTGGAATCTCTTTCGGTAATCGCTCAGGTTAGCTATTATAAAGCCACAAAAGAACCCGATGGCAAGGGGAAAAGATTGTTAAAAATGGCTCCTTTTCATCATCATTTAGAATTAAGTGGTTGGACGGAAACCAGGATTGTGGGAGCATTTTATCTGGTTAATGCGGTTTTAGTTGCCTTGGCTATTTGGAGTAGTTAA
- a CDS encoding type II toxin-antitoxin system Phd/YefM family antitoxin yields MLNLSKDIHSLTEFKRNTTQFIEHLKQTKDPLVLTVDGKAALVVQDAESYQTLLEAAELVETLKGVKRGLEEMKQGKGKKAEEFFSELFDKLDSSP; encoded by the coding sequence ATGCTCAACCTTTCAAAAGACATTCATTCTCTAACTGAGTTTAAACGAAACACGACCCAGTTCATAGAGCATCTCAAACAAACCAAAGACCCTTTGGTGCTTACGGTTGATGGGAAAGCAGCACTCGTCGTGCAGGATGCGGAATCCTATCAGACACTTCTTGAAGCTGCAGAATTGGTTGAGACGCTTAAAGGAGTCAAGCGTGGTCTTGAAGAGATGAAGCAAGGCAAAGGTAAGAAGGCAGAGGAATTCTTCTCTGAATTGTTCGATAAACTGGACAGTTCTCCATGA
- a CDS encoding cadherin domain-containing protein: MYDPIEITKLFVFGTNSPSPDDYNQHIRPTGATPASIPYSMSDYMTGGGGRFAYPSLFGAVEKFFTTAIPDGTYSYSQIATLLGLSASDLTVGISQYGTGIGSADHAERSYIFGSTSFKLDTSGTTFEVVGGVKTIKNMEVRAFDDNFDFTAGNQLAQLINNLFLEPTLDPYGLGRGPVDIVFSGSGKTYASYSQTNFATDEGREGEVSVIGSLSRPFKDAAGILSLPSSYLSNIASDSFLSFKRGDLKVIYGTPGNDNLNSFDAELSLDVYFGFLMVGGAGNDTLNGDPFADELQGGEGSDVLNGALGNDTLIGGVDNDTLNGGLGDDLFIGGTGDDSIDGGSFLFGLFAGNDRSQYIGTLADYDVEFLPDDTVRIQDKVSGRDGTDILKGVEVAVFSDKSINLRPGQDIAFVIDTTGSMFDDIDAVKSSSSQIINAIFDGEGGFLDSRIAVVGYNDPGTNTFLNFTDQPKIDDRKTAAINAINSISVGGGGDFPELVNSGLLRALSGGAGEWNKEAVSRSIILFGDAPPKDTELRAQVLQLAANIGVSIPSTLTSMSIVGDIETSSVTTGLTATRFFVSTVDTEGTEETFPVQIFTILIGNDPTTAADFNSLATETGGKAFTAADAGEIVTKILEVIDEVTTIVTLAVSPSSVNEDGTTNLVYTFTRTGATTDALTVNYTVGGTATFDTDYTQTGAASFTSTTGTVTFAAGSSTATVTIDPTADTTVEDDETVTLTLASGTGYAIGTTDAVVGIITNTDTDTETPSNQAPTNLALSATTVNENVPVNTVIGTFSSTDPDTGNTLTYSLVAGTGDTDNSAFSIVGNQLQINNSPDFETKNSYSIRVKTTDQGGLSFEKTLTITVNDVNETPGNQAPTNLALSATTVNENVAPNTVIGTFSSTDPDTGNSFIYSLIAGTGDTDNSAFSIVGNQLQINNSPDFETKNSYSIRVKTTDQGGLGFEKVLVITVNDLNETPGNQAPTNLALSATTVNENVPVNTVIGTFSTTDPDTGNSFIYSLIAGTGDTDNTAFSIVGNQLQINNSPDFETRNSYSIRVKTTDQGGLGFEKVLVITVNNVNETPGNLAPTALIFQNAVTELAENVDVTPEFKVADLLIEDDGLGTNNLSLTGRDRELFLIRNSALFYVGFAPNFEAQNSYEVTVNVDDPTVGVTPDLTQTLTLNITDVNEAPTALILANSTKAIAENSDTSQGVKVADIQITDDALGTNSLSLLGNDQSSFQIRGRELFFIGKADFEAQSLYNLTVAVTDTTLKPAPNATPDATVNFTLEITNLPDQAVNPQTLQFNNRGDGQGSLVFNFSDLPGSIQVKAIEEGLQQTGAFFNNVVGLYPVADDNGAVFDSLDLDGDGNATELIQPSQAGYARTALSQAVNNFILRASGEGANQSTTAAEFGDVLLEGGRRYAPFVIANGGNLGGSLQGSIQAFLSKNPDNVAATLENYMTHEVAYFSFGAANPDGAEHLRSRGNSIFGFEDLPGNLPNISDNDFNDGILAFNFIA; the protein is encoded by the coding sequence ATGTACGATCCCATTGAAATCACTAAACTTTTCGTATTCGGAACAAACAGTCCATCACCGGATGACTACAATCAACACATTAGGCCGACAGGGGCTACCCCCGCATCGATTCCCTACAGCATGAGTGATTATATGACGGGCGGCGGCGGGCGTTTCGCCTATCCGTCACTGTTCGGTGCCGTAGAAAAGTTTTTCACTACAGCTATTCCTGATGGTACCTATTCTTACAGTCAGATAGCCACCCTTCTCGGTCTGTCCGCGAGCGATCTAACAGTTGGAATCTCTCAGTACGGGACAGGCATCGGTAGTGCCGATCATGCAGAGCGTTCATACATTTTCGGTAGCACCAGTTTTAAACTTGACACGTCGGGAACCACCTTCGAGGTTGTTGGCGGTGTCAAGACTATCAAAAACATGGAGGTGCGTGCTTTTGATGACAATTTTGACTTTACGGCAGGTAATCAACTCGCCCAATTAATTAACAATCTTTTTCTTGAGCCGACTTTAGATCCCTATGGATTGGGACGCGGGCCGGTCGATATTGTTTTTAGTGGGTCGGGAAAAACTTACGCTAGTTACAGTCAGACCAATTTTGCGACCGATGAAGGACGTGAGGGCGAGGTGAGCGTTATCGGTAGCTTGTCACGTCCTTTCAAAGATGCCGCCGGGATTCTCAGTCTCCCAAGCTCTTACCTATCGAACATCGCCTCAGATTCGTTCCTGTCTTTTAAGCGCGGCGATTTAAAAGTAATTTACGGAACTCCTGGAAACGATAATCTTAACTCATTTGATGCGGAGTTGAGCTTGGATGTTTATTTCGGGTTTCTAATGGTCGGAGGCGCTGGAAACGATACACTGAACGGCGACCCATTTGCCGATGAGCTTCAAGGAGGCGAGGGCAGTGACGTTTTGAATGGCGCTCTCGGAAACGATACTCTGATTGGCGGCGTGGATAACGACACCCTGAACGGCGGTCTCGGAGACGATCTCTTCATAGGTGGCACAGGCGATGACAGTATAGACGGCGGCTCGTTCCTATTCGGACTTTTCGCGGGAAACGACCGCTCTCAATATATAGGTACTTTGGCTGACTACGATGTCGAGTTTCTGCCCGACGATACCGTCCGAATCCAGGACAAGGTAAGCGGCCGCGACGGTACTGACATCCTTAAAGGTGTTGAGGTCGCGGTCTTCTCCGATAAATCGATCAATCTCCGGCCCGGACAGGATATCGCCTTCGTGATCGACACGACCGGGAGTATGTTCGACGACATCGACGCGGTGAAGTCGAGCTCCAGCCAGATTATCAACGCAATTTTTGACGGTGAAGGCGGCTTTTTAGATTCTCGGATCGCCGTAGTAGGTTATAACGATCCGGGGACAAACACTTTTCTGAACTTTACTGACCAACCGAAGATAGATGACAGAAAGACAGCGGCCATCAATGCCATTAATAGCATTTCAGTGGGGGGCGGCGGTGACTTTCCTGAATTAGTCAACTCGGGATTGCTCCGTGCCTTGTCTGGTGGTGCTGGCGAATGGAACAAAGAAGCGGTTTCTCGTTCGATCATCCTGTTCGGCGATGCGCCACCCAAAGATACTGAACTTCGTGCCCAAGTGCTTCAGCTTGCTGCCAATATTGGTGTCTCAATTCCTAGCACACTCACGTCAATGTCTATCGTCGGTGACATCGAAACCAGCAGCGTTACAACAGGTCTCACCGCAACGCGCTTTTTTGTCTCAACAGTGGACACAGAAGGAACTGAGGAAACATTTCCTGTTCAAATCTTCACGATCTTGATCGGCAACGACCCGACAACAGCCGCTGATTTTAACAGTCTCGCCACCGAAACAGGCGGGAAGGCTTTTACCGCAGCGGACGCGGGAGAAATTGTTACCAAAATCTTAGAAGTGATCGACGAAGTTACCACAATTGTCACCTTAGCTGTCTCTCCCAGCAGTGTGAATGAAGATGGGACAACTAACTTAGTCTATACCTTCACTCGCACCGGAGCCACAACTGATGCTTTAACCGTCAACTATACAGTTGGGGGGACAGCAACTTTTGACACAGATTACACCCAAACTGGTGCAGCAAGTTTCACAAGTACAACCGGGACAGTTACTTTCGCTGCTGGTTCATCAACTGCGACTGTCACAATAGACCCCACTGCTGATACAACTGTTGAAGACGATGAAACCGTAACTTTAACCCTTGCTTCTGGAACAGGTTATGCCATAGGTACGACTGACGCAGTTGTGGGAATCATTACTAATACTGATACTGATACTGAAACTCCTAGTAATCAAGCTCCAACAAATTTAGCATTAAGTGCCACTACAGTAAATGAAAATGTTCCTGTTAACACAGTGATAGGAACATTTTCCAGCACAGACCCCGATACCGGTAATACCCTTACCTATAGCTTAGTTGCAGGAACAGGAGATACAGATAACTCAGCCTTCTCGATTGTAGGGAATCAATTACAGATTAATAATTCCCCCGATTTTGAAACCAAGAATAGTTACAGTATTCGGGTAAAAACCACCGACCAAGGGGGACTAAGTTTTGAGAAAACCTTGACAATTACTGTCAATGATGTTAATGAAACTCCCGGTAATCAAGCTCCAACAAATTTAGCATTAAGTGCGACCACAGTAAATGAAAATGTTGCTCCCAATACGGTGATAGGAACATTTTCTAGCACAGACCCCGATACTGGCAATAGCTTTATCTATAGTTTGATAGCAGGAACAGGAGATACAGATAACTCAGCCTTCTCGATTGTGGGGAATCAATTACAGATTAATAATTCTCCCGATTTTGAAACTAAGAATAGTTACAGTATTCGAGTTAAAACAACTGACCAAGGAGGACTAGGTTTTGAGAAAGTCCTGGTCATTACTGTTAATGACCTCAATGAAACTCCTGGGAATCAAGCTCCAACAAATTTAGCATTAAGTGCCACTACAGTAAATGAAAATGTTCCTGTTAACACAGTAATTGGAACATTTTCTACCACAGACCCCGATACTGGGAATAGCTTTATCTATAGTTTGATAGCAGGAACAGGAGATACAGATAATACAGCATTCTCGATTGTAGGAAATCAATTACAGATTAATAATTCCCCTGATTTTGAAACCAGGAATAGTTACAGCATTCGAGTAAAAACCACCGACCAAGGGGGACTAGGTTTTGAAAAAGTCTTGGTCATTACTGTTAATAATGTCAATGAAACTCCTGGTAATCTTGCTCCTACAGCCCTAATTTTCCAAAATGCTGTCACCGAGTTAGCTGAAAATGTCGATGTCACCCCAGAATTTAAAGTCGCCGACCTCCTGATTGAAGATGATGGTTTAGGAACCAATAATCTCTCCCTCACGGGACGGGATAGGGAACTCTTCTTAATTCGGAATTCGGCTCTTTTCTATGTCGGTTTTGCTCCTAATTTTGAAGCTCAAAACAGTTACGAAGTCACTGTGAATGTGGATGATCCAACCGTTGGTGTCACCCCCGATCTCACCCAAACCTTGACTTTAAACATCACCGATGTCAATGAAGCTCCCACAGCCCTAATTCTTGCCAATAGCACCAAGGCGATCGCTGAAAACAGCGATACCAGTCAAGGTGTAAAAGTTGCCGATATTCAGATCACTGATGATGCCCTGGGAACAAATAGCCTTTCTTTGCTGGGGAACGATCAGAGCAGTTTCCAGATTCGTGGCCGGGAATTATTCTTCATCGGTAAGGCCGATTTTGAAGCCCAATCCCTCTATAATCTGACGGTGGCGGTGACGGATACCACCCTCAAACCGGCTCCCAACGCCACGCCAGACGCAACGGTTAATTTCACCCTAGAAATTACCAATCTACCCGACCAAGCCGTTAATCCCCAAACCCTCCAATTTAACAATAGGGGTGATGGACAAGGTTCTCTGGTTTTCAACTTTAGTGACTTGCCCGGTAGCATACAGGTCAAAGCGATTGAGGAAGGACTTCAACAGACGGGAGCTTTCTTCAATAACGTTGTCGGTCTCTATCCAGTGGCCGATGATAACGGAGCCGTTTTTGACAGCCTCGATTTAGATGGAGATGGCAACGCAACAGAGTTAATTCAACCCAGTCAAGCGGGTTATGCGCGTACCGCCTTAAGTCAAGCGGTGAATAACTTCATTTTACGGGCCAGTGGGGAAGGGGCAAACCAAAGCACCACCGCCGCTGAATTTGGGGATGTGTTGTTGGAAGGGGGGCGACGCTACGCACCCTTTGTGATTGCCAATGGGGGCAATCTGGGAGGAAGTCTGCAAGGGAGTATCCAAGCATTTTTATCCAAAAATCCCGATAACGTGGCGGCTACCCTAGAAAACTATATGACCCATGAGGTGGCCTACTTCTCCTTTGGGGCGGCAAATCCCGATGGGGCGGAACATTTACGGTCAAGGGGGAATAGTATCTTTGGCTTTGAGGATTTACCGGGTAACTTACCCAATATCAGCGATAACGACTTTAATGATGGGATTTTGGCGTTTAATTTTATTGCTTAA
- a CDS encoding type II toxin-antitoxin system RelE/ParE family toxin yields MKWSYNQQAQQGIEKAYLWFSKDSPRKARLWLEGLYKAILSLEQMPYRCSLAFENNFFEEEIRQLIYGKGRSAYRILFTITGDIVQILFVRHVAQKPLSSQEDEEE; encoded by the coding sequence ATCAAGTGGTCATACAACCAGCAAGCACAACAGGGAATTGAAAAAGCCTATCTGTGGTTCAGTAAAGATTCTCCTCGAAAAGCGAGGTTGTGGCTAGAAGGATTGTACAAAGCAATTCTGTCACTAGAGCAAATGCCTTACCGTTGTTCACTTGCTTTTGAAAATAATTTCTTCGAGGAAGAAATCCGACAACTTATTTATGGTAAGGGACGTAGTGCCTACAGAATTCTCTTTACCATCACTGGCGATATTGTGCAGATTCTTTTCGTGCGCCACGTTGCACAAAAGCCTTTGTCAAGTCAAGAAGATGAAGAAGAGTAG
- the mutT gene encoding 8-oxo-dGTP diphosphatase MutT encodes MIPETDSLPRKQIGVAVIRDDRDLILIDRRLAKGLLGGFWEFPGGKIEGNETVQECIKREILEEIGIEIAVDSHLITIDHTYSHFRVNLQVYNCRYLTGQARAIECEEIRWVTIQELDNYTFPAANQEIIRALKDMVNSK; translated from the coding sequence ATGATTCCAGAAACAGACTCTTTACCCCGTAAACAAATCGGTGTGGCCGTAATTAGAGATGATCGAGATTTAATTTTAATCGATCGCCGTCTGGCCAAGGGACTCTTGGGCGGTTTTTGGGAATTCCCCGGTGGCAAAATCGAAGGCAATGAAACGGTACAAGAATGTATTAAACGGGAGATATTAGAAGAAATTGGCATTGAAATCGCGGTTGATAGTCATTTAATCACTATCGATCACACCTATAGTCATTTTCGGGTTAATCTACAAGTATATAACTGTCGTTATCTAACCGGCCAAGCGAGAGCGATCGAATGTGAAGAAATCCGCTGGGTAACTATCCAGGAACTAGATAATTACACTTTCCCCGCGGCCAATCAAGAGATTATCAGAGCCTTAAAAGACATGGTAAACTCGAAATGA
- the atpC gene encoding ATP synthase F1 subunit epsilon: MSITVRVITPDRIVWDNVAEEVILPSSTGQLGILSGHAPLLTALNIGVMRIRPGKDWENIAVLGGFAEVENNEIKVLVNGAELGSKIDKEKARAEYEQAQTRLDEASKGDDRRKTIQAQQSWRKARARYQAAGGLVSV, encoded by the coding sequence ATGAGCATTACAGTACGGGTTATTACACCCGATCGCATTGTCTGGGATAACGTGGCCGAAGAAGTAATCCTACCCAGTTCCACAGGACAATTAGGTATTCTTAGCGGTCACGCTCCTTTATTAACTGCCCTGAATATTGGCGTAATGCGAATTCGACCGGGGAAAGACTGGGAAAATATCGCAGTTTTGGGCGGTTTTGCCGAAGTCGAAAATAATGAGATCAAAGTCCTCGTTAATGGGGCGGAATTAGGCTCAAAAATCGATAAGGAAAAAGCTCGCGCCGAATACGAACAGGCCCAAACTCGTCTCGATGAAGCCAGCAAAGGGGATGACCGTCGCAAAACTATCCAAGCGCAACAATCATGGCGCAAAGCTCGCGCTAGATACCAGGCCGCCGGCGGTTTAGTATCGGTTTAA
- a CDS encoding HesB/IscA family protein, whose product MIELSPAAAREIERWSQSRRLGGSYLRLAVKNGGCSGLHYHLELTDIAAENDRFYQSQGINILVDPDSDRYLQIFKLDYSEDLMGGGFRFTNANAQNICGCGLSFSA is encoded by the coding sequence ATGATCGAATTAAGTCCCGCTGCCGCTAGAGAAATTGAACGTTGGAGTCAAAGCCGTCGCCTGGGGGGGTCTTATCTGCGTTTGGCCGTAAAAAACGGTGGTTGTTCGGGACTTCACTACCATCTCGAATTAACCGATATTGCGGCAGAAAACGATCGCTTTTATCAAAGTCAGGGTATTAATATTTTAGTCGATCCTGACAGCGATCGCTACCTACAAATTTTTAAATTAGACTATTCAGAAGATCTCATGGGTGGTGGTTTCCGTTTTACCAATGCCAACGCCCAAAATATCTGCGGTTGTGGTCTTTCCTTTAGTGCCTAA